In a single window of the bacterium genome:
- a CDS encoding response regulator yields MKLRKILIIDDDFPVGYLIKINLEAEGYEATLALSGEEGLEKAKASPPDLITLDVLMPEMDGFEVLEALKRDEALNSIPVMMISVVNGIRRKRGVEMGAADYLFKPIDFDNLLDKMRGLEMDKSPPE; encoded by the coding sequence ATGAAGTTGCGTAAGATTTTAATTATTGATGACGATTTCCCTGTGGGATATCTGATTAAGATTAATTTAGAAGCGGAAGGATATGAAGCAACTCTTGCCTTGAGTGGGGAAGAGGGGTTAGAGAAGGCTAAAGCAAGTCCTCCAGATCTTATTACCTTAGATGTGCTTATGCCTGAAATGGATGGTTTTGAAGTACTGGAAGCTCTCAAGAGAGATGAAGCGCTAAATTCAATTCCAGTGATGATGATATCAGTAGTTAACGGAATTCGCAGGAAGAGAGGAGTGGAGATGGGAGCAGCAGATTACTTATTTAAACCGATCGATTTTGATAATCTATTAGATAAGATGAGAGGTCTGGAAATGGACAAGAGTCCACCAGAATGA
- a CDS encoding putative toxin-antitoxin system toxin component, PIN family, giving the protein MKKKLKVVIDTNIFISSLLGGRTVKSISQYFEERKFVLILSEFIIKEIKEVLTSKELGNISIRDVEDLFKTIDINAEFVKPSIKVDICRDLEDNKILETALEGKADFIVSGDKDLLSLKSFHKIPIVSFKEFLKCLKK; this is encoded by the coding sequence ATGAAGAAGAAACTAAAGGTAGTAATTGACACCAACATATTCATTTCTTCCTTATTAGGGGGAAGAACGGTCAAGTCTATATCCCAGTATTTTGAAGAGAGAAAGTTTGTATTAATATTATCGGAATTTATTATCAAAGAAATTAAAGAAGTATTAACCAGCAAAGAACTGGGTAACATCTCAATCAGAGACGTAGAAGACTTATTTAAAACTATTGATATAAACGCTGAATTTGTAAAACCATCAATAAAAGTAGATATCTGCCGTGACTTAGAAGATAATAAGATTTTAGAAACTGCTCTTGAGGGCAAAGCCGACTTTATAGTATCGGGAGATAAAGATTTACTTTCTCTTAAATCGTTCCACAAAATTCCTATAGTTTCCTTTAAAGAATTTCTGAAGTGTTTAAAGAAATAA
- a CDS encoding MBL fold metallo-hydrolase: MVSWWCSKANKIWLRVLALVVSSVFFFTQVVGASVPDRSFWRERRKARQKLLATQEKPHPSDKRKDLGKKLEEKDVAGEVSSLITPQNLFTVPSEYGTVKEVHTQGSSDKPQGMGNRLIIHIQDAHSSPEAQLNSANILKYLQKGVAKESTLPLLICVEGSSGLVDTTLLSTFPEKKIKEEVASEFLKEGKITGEEYFAITGDKKAPVVNIYGVEDKRAYEKNLKAFDEGIYSGERLRNYFRKVQEEINPLKARLYNKRLKDLESKIESYQKKKISLSQYCQYLYGFSQGNVGATLRGRPTAKYPNFELFVETSKLEEKIDFSRVDSERSEYIKELSKKLTNDELSDLLVMSLDYRLGKVTSAEYYTYLQSLSSRMGKGVRSQDPRILTELVTSKEGKNEYPNLNLYIRYNKLYDRIDQNKLFSEISELEEEVKLRLCEREEERELVKLSRMLGVLEDLVSLKVSNEDLAYYYKHHNEITPGMFSDFITRHNVGATLRGRPVGVALRGRTKESGNVGVALRGHPLGTAQSPSPTVNDVGATFMAPEITANLSKFEEFYKIALKRNQALVDNTISQMEKEGVTVAVLIAGGFHTPGITELLRERNTSYVVVTPRLGEDYSSDIEISPRKKRTDFERAIAGIVGALRPTLLLGSQASRTVFAIHLCGRTLILYSQFPPAELKEAFAELKNWKDELGAREVIEDMDFLPEVLTSGKDAFALGVAAGRNNSALPFVFQYNTVRKKFEVIYGKNKCKEFIRSGSFDNTQEVGQVVCSKLQKLWNLSDADKENIKATFGVQPQAGLTSPTFRKLAVDAAASIILSLILARYINIFMTGSGAVKEKPPVMQQARLFNRWTVVITLGISVFSLIFHYRHNIGDWLGITSKKKKKTAQLGRKQKKPLPTARTTRKTHVPISKTRSMKFEPEPVSEEQIRARIIDLAEEIEDSIIVLKKAARETVEKVAQGANIDRMTAEYGKEWEFCWDNFSQLKSKLGNMIGQDKADKILFNRQVIFDQLSPEEILTKIGKYREAITKRKSADQKRVEGKPQGGGAWWSNPTYIHYFAWLETPLVFFLGALFIPEGYQIFMPLIIGLGFWLPHLFGNRKDFFSPTVLGLTGVTYGVATFIPILGLMHPVTILAIAGLTLAHFAVNVGLVRTIFHLPDNLQKPSGFAIDLDLIGILGAFTISVVTAFAIVKGAWWVVGAGIVGLFTILGVVAWRYLSAIKEDLVALSYHFRIDSIIRSYKKAVLLMPEGSKYSTNPNEEKPDVIEPAHPDYQKNQRRIEKIKKAIEILREEGFIERADGLEKVTTILGLTDMKTSLLYSDRKRDVFRPFSPGRRRNVLYTPMKFLDNLRLDRRQDMEILAILLNQQQRFLDTYNLLSQKKVPPKEMHALLQEERRLTVDEKERSICSPDIVKARLEMLDRKDIEVLQNEIKPALRREKKANDLLRKRLKEKWRDWDGETRREEFRSDYIRLASAYGVLGHRYESLGNRWRAKTFYRRKIKTIKLIQRYEKVVWPIETQEQIVYILLQEGMYKEFLHALEVLLTGKGFPRILEKDEDLLRTQYLSLHFDFLRDEILYLLVSHESIAHWTQRRKIERIRRKAIKLFNSYEGHLYRVFETLRKKGKFVSAKEIADILNRSEEYTIKPDLRTLHYLGLVREKIIRHGRERHTLYKSVDLIPSEWEEIVEPFLQELPTRLTSEQKRYYREELLDKLKAYRDKRRRECRNASKHMHVKERRKFAEKVVVIPLGGVEGPGRSCLYVKAGYTRFILDCGQGIKETQPFMPQFDLIDEGIDFVLISHPHIDHIGSLLELIDLFGNVPIFTTEPSKEKIEVQLG; this comes from the coding sequence ATGGTTAGTTGGTGGTGTAGCAAGGCAAATAAAATATGGCTTAGAGTCCTGGCGCTTGTTGTAAGCAGCGTATTTTTCTTCACCCAGGTAGTGGGAGCTTCTGTGCCGGATAGAAGTTTCTGGAGAGAGAGGCGTAAAGCCAGGCAGAAGCTACTTGCTACCCAGGAAAAACCTCACCCATCAGATAAACGAAAAGATTTAGGAAAGAAGCTCGAAGAGAAAGACGTAGCAGGTGAAGTATCCTCACTTATCACTCCTCAAAATCTATTCACCGTTCCTTCCGAATATGGCACAGTAAAAGAAGTCCATACGCAAGGGTCAAGCGATAAGCCCCAAGGGATGGGAAATAGACTGATTATCCACATCCAGGATGCCCATTCCAGTCCTGAAGCCCAGCTAAACAGCGCCAACATCCTGAAGTATCTCCAGAAGGGTGTAGCTAAAGAGTCTACTCTGCCTCTTTTGATATGTGTTGAAGGTTCCTCGGGTCTTGTGGATACCACACTTCTCTCCACTTTCCCTGAAAAAAAGATAAAGGAGGAAGTAGCCAGCGAATTTCTTAAGGAAGGAAAGATTACCGGAGAGGAATATTTTGCCATAACTGGAGATAAAAAGGCGCCAGTTGTAAACATTTATGGAGTGGAGGACAAACGGGCATATGAAAAGAACCTGAAAGCCTTTGACGAAGGCATATATTCAGGAGAAAGGTTGAGGAATTACTTCCGGAAAGTTCAGGAAGAGATTAACCCACTTAAAGCCCGCCTGTATAACAAGAGATTAAAAGATTTAGAATCAAAGATAGAATCCTACCAGAAAAAGAAAATATCCCTCAGTCAATACTGCCAGTACCTTTATGGTTTTTCACAGGGAAATGTAGGGGCGACACTCCGTGGTCGCCCAACGGCAAAATATCCCAATTTCGAATTGTTTGTCGAGACATCTAAACTTGAGGAAAAGATAGACTTCTCCAGAGTAGATTCCGAGAGGTCAGAATACATAAAAGAGCTGAGCAAGAAGTTAACTAACGATGAACTATCCGACCTTCTGGTTATGAGCCTTGACTATAGATTAGGGAAGGTAACATCGGCTGAATACTATACTTATCTCCAGTCTCTCTCTTCCAGGATGGGTAAGGGAGTGAGGTCACAAGACCCCAGAATACTGACCGAGCTTGTGACTTCTAAGGAAGGAAAGAATGAGTATCCCAATCTCAACTTGTATATCAGGTACAACAAACTCTACGACAGGATAGACCAGAATAAGCTATTCTCAGAGATTAGTGAGTTGGAGGAAGAAGTTAAACTGAGACTATGCGAGAGAGAAGAGGAGAGGGAATTAGTAAAACTTTCCAGGATGCTTGGTGTTCTAGAGGACCTGGTGAGTCTCAAGGTTTCCAATGAAGACCTCGCTTATTATTACAAACACCACAATGAAATAACTCCAGGGATGTTCTCCGATTTCATTACCAGACATAACGTAGGGGCGACACTCCGTGGTCGCCCAGTAGGGGTGGCACTCCGTGGCCGAACAAAGGAAAGCGGGAATGTAGGGGTGGCACTCCGTGGCCACCCATTAGGGACGGCACAGAGTCCGTCCCCTACAGTAAATGATGTAGGGGCGACATTTATGGCGCCCGAAATAACGGCCAATCTATCAAAATTTGAAGAGTTCTATAAGATTGCTTTAAAGAGAAACCAGGCTTTAGTGGATAACACCATCTCCCAAATGGAAAAAGAAGGAGTGACAGTTGCCGTTCTCATTGCCGGAGGTTTCCATACGCCAGGGATTACAGAACTTCTGCGAGAAAGGAATACATCCTATGTAGTGGTAACTCCGCGGCTGGGAGAGGATTATTCTTCCGACATTGAAATTTCTCCCCGGAAGAAGAGGACAGACTTTGAGAGAGCAATAGCAGGGATTGTAGGGGCATTAAGGCCAACGCTTCTATTAGGAAGCCAAGCATCCCGGACAGTCTTTGCGATTCATCTTTGTGGCAGGACTTTAATCCTCTATTCTCAGTTTCCTCCAGCGGAGCTAAAAGAGGCATTCGCTGAACTAAAGAATTGGAAAGATGAACTCGGTGCCAGGGAAGTAATAGAGGATATGGACTTTTTGCCTGAAGTGTTGACGAGTGGGAAAGACGCATTTGCTTTAGGAGTTGCCGCGGGAAGGAACAATAGTGCTCTGCCCTTCGTCTTTCAATATAATACAGTCCGGAAGAAATTTGAAGTTATTTATGGCAAAAATAAATGCAAAGAATTTATCCGTTCGGGTTCCTTTGATAATACCCAGGAGGTTGGCCAGGTCGTTTGCAGCAAACTACAAAAACTCTGGAACCTGTCAGATGCCGATAAAGAAAACATAAAAGCGACATTCGGCGTCCAACCCCAAGCCGGATTGACATCTCCCACATTCAGGAAACTTGCAGTGGATGCTGCTGCAAGCATTATCTTATCACTTATTCTTGCGCGATATATCAATATTTTTATGACAGGTTCAGGGGCTGTTAAGGAAAAGCCACCGGTTATGCAACAGGCAAGATTATTCAACCGGTGGACTGTAGTCATAACATTAGGAATTTCCGTTTTTAGTCTCATTTTTCATTACAGGCATAATATTGGAGACTGGCTGGGAATCACTTCCAAGAAGAAAAAGAAAACAGCACAACTGGGTCGGAAGCAAAAAAAACCTCTACCCACAGCAAGAACAACAAGAAAAACACATGTCCCGATAAGCAAGACACGCTCAATGAAATTCGAACCGGAACCGGTATCTGAAGAGCAGATAAGGGCTCGAATAATAGACCTGGCGGAAGAGATTGAAGACAGCATAATAGTTCTTAAAAAAGCAGCAAGAGAAACAGTAGAAAAAGTAGCTCAAGGCGCAAACATTGATAGAATGACAGCAGAATATGGAAAAGAGTGGGAATTTTGCTGGGACAATTTTTCACAGTTAAAATCTAAATTAGGAAATATGATAGGACAGGACAAAGCAGATAAGATTCTTTTTAACAGACAGGTAATATTTGACCAGTTAAGCCCTGAAGAAATACTTACTAAAATAGGAAAATATAGAGAAGCTATTACCAAGCGCAAGTCCGCCGACCAAAAACGCGTGGAGGGCAAACCGCAGGGCGGCGGTGCCTGGTGGTCTAATCCAACCTATATCCATTATTTTGCCTGGCTTGAGACTCCTCTTGTGTTCTTTTTAGGAGCACTGTTCATCCCTGAGGGCTATCAAATCTTTATGCCCTTAATTATTGGGTTAGGTTTCTGGTTACCGCATCTTTTTGGTAATCGTAAAGATTTCTTCTCACCCACTGTTTTGGGATTAACTGGTGTTACCTATGGAGTAGCAACGTTTATTCCCATCCTGGGCCTTATGCACCCTGTTACCATTTTGGCTATCGCTGGACTAACGCTGGCACATTTTGCCGTCAATGTGGGCTTAGTGAGGACCATTTTTCATCTGCCGGATAATTTACAAAAACCAAGCGGTTTTGCCATTGACCTTGATTTAATTGGCATTTTGGGGGCTTTTACGATATCAGTGGTAACAGCATTTGCCATAGTAAAAGGGGCGTGGTGGGTCGTTGGAGCAGGAATCGTCGGTCTATTTACTATTCTAGGGGTGGTAGCATGGAGATATCTAAGCGCTATAAAAGAAGACCTTGTTGCCCTTAGTTATCACTTTAGAATAGATAGCATTATCCGTTCTTATAAGAAGGCAGTCTTACTGATGCCTGAAGGTTCAAAATATTCCACAAATCCGAACGAAGAAAAACCGGATGTAATCGAACCGGCCCATCCCGATTATCAGAAAAATCAGAGAAGAATTGAGAAGATTAAAAAGGCCATAGAGATTTTGAGGGAAGAAGGATTCATCGAACGAGCCGATGGACTCGAAAAGGTTACAACAATACTTGGTCTTACTGATATGAAGACATCCTTACTTTATTCCGATAGAAAAAGAGATGTCTTCAGGCCCTTCTCCCCTGGAAGAAGACGTAATGTCCTATATACGCCAATGAAGTTCTTAGACAACCTCCGACTAGATAGACGCCAGGATATGGAAATTCTTGCAATATTGCTTAATCAACAGCAGCGTTTTCTGGATACCTATAATTTGCTGAGCCAAAAGAAGGTACCTCCTAAGGAAATGCATGCTCTATTGCAAGAGGAAAGAAGGCTAACAGTTGATGAAAAAGAGAGGTCTATATGTTCACCTGATATAGTGAAAGCAAGATTAGAAATGCTTGATAGAAAAGATATCGAAGTATTGCAAAATGAGATAAAACCTGCGTTGAGGAGAGAAAAGAAAGCCAACGACCTTTTAAGAAAGAGATTAAAAGAAAAATGGAGAGATTGGGATGGTGAGACAAGAAGAGAAGAATTCAGAAGTGATTATATAAGACTCGCCAGTGCATATGGTGTATTAGGCCATAGATATGAAAGCCTTGGAAATAGGTGGCGAGCTAAGACGTTTTATAGAAGGAAGATTAAGACAATTAAACTTATACAAAGATATGAGAAAGTAGTCTGGCCAATAGAGACTCAGGAGCAGATAGTATATATACTTCTACAAGAAGGTATGTATAAGGAGTTTTTGCATGCATTGGAGGTTCTCTTAACAGGTAAGGGTTTTCCTCGCATACTTGAGAAAGATGAAGATCTCCTAAGGACGCAATATCTCTCCCTTCATTTCGATTTCTTGCGAGACGAGATTCTATATCTACTGGTTTCGCACGAATCCATAGCCCACTGGACGCAGAGAAGAAAAATCGAAAGAATACGTCGCAAAGCTATTAAGTTATTTAATAGTTATGAAGGGCATCTATATAGGGTTTTTGAGACGCTCCGAAAGAAGGGAAAGTTTGTCTCTGCTAAGGAGATTGCCGATATACTCAACAGGTCTGAAGAATATACAATCAAACCGGATTTGAGAACACTGCATTACCTCGGACTTGTCAGGGAAAAGATAATAAGGCATGGCAGAGAGAGACATACATTATACAAATCAGTGGACTTGATTCCATCCGAATGGGAAGAGATTGTAGAGCCATTCCTTCAAGAACTTCCTACGAGGCTCACTAGTGAGCAAAAGAGATACTATAGGGAAGAATTGCTTGATAAATTGAAAGCTTACAGAGATAAGCGAAGGAGAGAATGCCGTAATGCTTCCAAACATATGCATGTAAAGGAAAGAAGAAAATTCGCAGAAAAGGTAGTTGTAATACCTCTTGGCGGAGTCGAAGGT